Proteins from one Xenopus tropicalis strain Nigerian chromosome 1, UCB_Xtro_10.0, whole genome shotgun sequence genomic window:
- the LOC116412552 gene encoding uncharacterized protein DKFZp434B061-like gives MVVENQAPVCPPSFILCWGKPLPCGCRGGPSLPLTLLLCATVPSPKGIAFVWPLSIQLHSQAFVWPLSIQLHSHPPKGIAFVWPLSIQLHSHPPKGIAFVWPLSIQLHSQAFVWPLSIQLHSQAFVWPLNPAPFAAPQGKPLCGPSVSSSIRSPPREAFVWPLSIQLHSQPPKRSLGVAPQYPAPFAAPQEKPWCGPSVSSSIRSPPREALVWPLSIQLHSQPPREAFVWPLSIQLHSQPPKGSLCVAPQYPAPFTAPKGSLCVALGETLVDHSPYRWRPPTPFLRGSLTTTLS, from the exons CCCCTGTGTGCCCTCCTTCATTCATCCTCTGCTGGGGGAAACCACTTCCGTGTGGCTGTAGGGGGGGCCCTTCCCTGCCCCTCACACTTCTATTGTGTGCAACTGTGCCCTCCCCCAAG GGAATTGCCTTTGTGTGGCCCCTCAGTATCCAGCTCCATTCACAAGCCTTTGTGTGGCCCCTCAGTATCCAGCTCCATTCACACCCCCCCAAGGGAATTGCCTTTGTGTGGCCCCTCAGTATCCAGCTCCATTCACACCCCCCCAAGGGAATTGCCTTTGTGTGGCCCCTCAGTATCCAGCTCCATTCACAAGCCTTTGTGTGGCCCCTCAGTATCCAGCTCCATTCACAAGCCTTTGTGTGGCCCCTGAATCCAGCTCCATTCGCAGCCCCCCAAGGGAAGCCTTTGTGTGGCCCCTCAGTATCCAGCTCCATTCGCAGCCCCCCAAGGGAAGCCTTTGTGTGGCCCCTCAGTATCCAGCTCCATTCGCAGCCCCCCAAGAGAAGCCTTGGTGTGGCCCCTCAGTATCCAGCTCCATTCGCAGCCCCCCAAGAGAAGCCTTGGTGTGGCCCCTCAGTATCCAGCTCCATTCGCAGCCCCCCAAGAGAAGCCTTGGTGTGGCCCCTCAGTATCCAGCTCCATTCGCAGCCCCCAAGGGAAGCCTTTGTGTGGCCTCTCAGTATCCAGCTCCATTCGCAGCCCCCCAAGGGAAGCCTTTGTGTGGCCCCTCAGTATCCAGCTCCATTCACTGCCCCCAAGGGAAGCCTTTGTGTGGCCCTGGGAGAGACTTTAGTAGACCATTCCCCTTACAGGTGGAGGCCCCCAACCCCATTCCTGAGAGGGAGCCTGACTACCACATTGAGCTAA
- the ube2r2 gene encoding ubiquitin-conjugating enzyme E2 R2 — MAQQQMTSSQKALMLELKSLQEEPVEGFRITLVDESDLYNWEVAIFGPPNTLYEGGYFKAHIKFPIDYPYSPPTFRFLTKMWHPNIYENGDVCISILHPPVDDPQSGELPSERWNPTQNVRTILLSVISLLNEPNTFSPANVDASVMFRKWRDSKGKDKEYAEIIRKQVSATKAEAEKDGVKVPTTLAEYCIKTKVPSSDNSSDLLYDDLYDDDIDDEDEEEEDADCYDDDDSGNEES, encoded by the exons ATGGCCCAGCAGCAGATGACCAGCTCCCAGAAGGCCCTGATGTTGGAGCTGAAGTCCCTGCAGGAAGAGCCGGTGGAGGGATTTAGGATAACTCTGGTTGATGAAAGTGACCTGTATAACTGGGAAGTGGCAATATTTGGGCCTCCTAATACCCTGTATGAGGGGGGCTATTTTAAG gCTCATATAAAATTCCCCATTGACTACCCATATTCCCCTCCGACCTTCCGATTTCTGACAAAGATGTGGCATCCCAATATCTATGAG AATGGCGATGTCTGCATTTCAATCCTTCACCCCCCAGTAGATGATCCACAGAGCGGAGAGTTACCGTCAGAAAGGTGGAATCCCACGCAGAATGTCAG AACTATATTACTCAGTGTAATTTCCCTGCTCAACGAACCAAACACCTTCTCCCCGGCTAATGTCGATGCCTCTGTCATGTTTAGAAAATGGAGGGACAGTAAAGGAAAGGACAAAGAATATGCAGAAATTATCCG GAAACAAGTTTCGGCCACGAAAGCCGAGGCAGAAAAGGACGGCGTGAAAGTCCCGACCACGTTGGCAGAGTACTGCATCAAAACCAAAGTGCCTTCTAGTGACAACAGTTCTGACTTACTTTATGACGACTTGTATGACGATGACATAGACGATGAAGACGAAGAGGAGGAGGACGCCGATTGCTACGACGACGACGACTCTGGCAACGAAGAGTCGTGA